DNA sequence from the Halorussus limi genome:
CGCGGGAGACGGAGGCGCTGAACGACCCGGCCGCGAGGCCGGAGGAGCCGCTGGAAGACGAGGAGATGCCGCTGGCCGACCACATCGAGGAGATGGTCAAACGCTTGGCGGTCGTCATCGCCGTCGCAGGGGTCGTTACCGCTGTCGCGCTCCCGGCCTCTGAACAGGTCATCAACTTCCTGTGGTACAACATCATCCCGTTCGACCAGCTCGGGGAGCAGGCGCGGCCGCGGCTCTACCACCCGCTCGCGCTGGTTCTGACCAAACTGAAGGTCGCCAGCCTCGCGGGCGTCATCGTCGCGCTCCCGGTGTTCGTCTACGAGACGTACCTCTTCATGCGGCCCGGTCTCTACCCCCACGAACGTCGCTACTACCTCGCCGCGGTCCCGACCAGCCTCGTGCTGGCGGTCGTCGGCGTGAGTTTCGCCTTCTTCCTCGTGCTGCCCGCGGTGTTCACGTACTTCATCTCCTACAGCAAGACGGCGGCCGTGCTCGCGTTCGGCCTGACCAAGACGTTCAACCTCATCCTGATGCTGATGGGCTATCTCGCGGTCGTGTTCCAGATTCCGCTGTTCATCATGCTCGCCATCATGATGGGACTGACGACCCGCCAGTGGCTGGCCGACCGCCGCCTGCTGTTCTGGGGTGCGTTCCTCGGCATCTCGTTCCTGTTCACCCCCGACCCGACCGGGATGGCACCCATCCTCGTCACGCTGACGATGATTACGCTCTTCGAGGGGACGCTGTTCCTCCTCAAGTGGACCGGAAACTGACCCCGTCGCACCTTTTTCGACCGCGCCAACGACTCGTTTCCACCGGCGTAACCGGCATATAACTAAGGGGAAGGAGTACCAACGGAGAGATAGCGTTCGCGCCTGCCACATAGCTCGCGTGCCAGCAGCTACAAACCGCAGTTCGCGTGCCAGCAAACTGCCACCCTGGGTGCGAACGCCCATGCCACTTTCTAGAACCAGACTGCCTAGCGGTGCGAATCGCGCTATTCCGCAGTCGGATACTCCGAGGCGAACACGTCTTCGACCAGCGGTTCGTCCTCCCCGGCCCCACCCGCGTCGTCTCCGCTCGCGGGTGTCTCGCCTTCGTCTTCCGCGCTATCAGTACCTTCGGGACTGACGCTCCCGGTCTGGTAGCCGTGGAGGTCCAGCGTCACGTGGTCGAAGCCGACGTCGGTCAGATGCTCGCGGGCGGCCGCCGCGAAGTCGGGGTTCAGCGCGGCCTCCAGTTCGTCCTCGCCGACCTCGATGCGCGCGAGACCGTCGTGGTCCCGGACGCGGAACTGCGAGAAGCCCCACTGACGGAGCAGGGTCTCGGCCTGCTCGACCCGCGAGAGTTTCGCTTCGGTCACTTCCAGACCGGTGGGAATCCGCGAGGAGAGACAGGCCATCGACGGCTTGTCGGCGACCGACAGGTCGTAGGCGTCGGCCAGTTCCCGAACCTCCTCCTTGTCGATATCGTGGGCCAACAGCGGCGAGTAGGCGTCCAACTCCTCGACGGCCTCCAGACCGGGGCGGTGGCCGCCGTCGGCGTCGCTGGCGTTCGTGCCGTCGCAGACCACCGGAAGACCGAGTTCGTCGGCGGTCTCGAACATCTTGCCGAGGCGCATCGTCCGGCAGTGGTAACACCGGTCGCCGTCGTTCGCCACGAAGTCGGGGTCGTCGAGTTCGGAGAACTCCGCGAGTTCGTGGCGGATGCCGATTTCGTCGGCGACTCGCTTGGCGTCGTCGAGTTCCGCCTCCGGCAGGGTCTCGCTCTTGGCCGTGCAGGCCACGGCGTCGTCGCCCAGCGCCTCGTGGGCCAGCGCCGCGACGACCGACGAGTCCACTCCGCCCGAGAACGCGACGAGTACGCCCTCGCGCTCGGCGAGGTCCTCCCGGACCGCCCGCGCCTTCTCCTCGATAGTAGCCATGTCCCGGCGGTTGGAGTCTGCGGGCAAAAAGTGCGTTGAACGCGGCGGTCGGTGTGAGTGAGCAGGTTACCCGTCGGAGATGCCGTTCAGCGGGCCCCGCGCCGACTCGCGAGCGCCGGAGGACCGCGTGAGGACCCACGAGCTTTTTTACCACGGGGTCGGTAGGAGTCGCCGAATGGAGTTGGAGGCGATACCGGGCGTCGGGTCCAAGACGGCGGCGGCGCTCTCGGAGTTGGACGACCCCGAGCGCGCGCTGGAGACCGGCGACGTCGCCGAACTCGCCAGCGCCCCCGGCATCACCGAGGGCCGAGCGGCGGCCATCGCGCGCGGTGCCGTCCGACGGCGTCACGACG
Encoded proteins:
- the tatC gene encoding twin-arginine translocase subunit TatC — translated: MADESEATASNLSPAEDAGTPPRETEALNDPAARPEEPLEDEEMPLADHIEEMVKRLAVVIAVAGVVTAVALPASEQVINFLWYNIIPFDQLGEQARPRLYHPLALVLTKLKVASLAGVIVALPVFVYETYLFMRPGLYPHERRYYLAAVPTSLVLAVVGVSFAFFLVLPAVFTYFISYSKTAAVLAFGLTKTFNLILMLMGYLAVVFQIPLFIMLAIMMGLTTRQWLADRRLLFWGAFLGISFLFTPDPTGMAPILVTLTMITLFEGTLFLLKWTGN
- the larE gene encoding ATP-dependent sacrificial sulfur transferase LarE; this encodes MATIEEKARAVREDLAEREGVLVAFSGGVDSSVVAALAHEALGDDAVACTAKSETLPEAELDDAKRVADEIGIRHELAEFSELDDPDFVANDGDRCYHCRTMRLGKMFETADELGLPVVCDGTNASDADGGHRPGLEAVEELDAYSPLLAHDIDKEEVRELADAYDLSVADKPSMACLSSRIPTGLEVTEAKLSRVEQAETLLRQWGFSQFRVRDHDGLARIEVGEDELEAALNPDFAAAAREHLTDVGFDHVTLDLHGYQTGSVSPEGTDSAEDEGETPASGDDAGGAGEDEPLVEDVFASEYPTAE